The region TAGAGACATAAAAGGAAAATTCAAAACGAAGACTGGAATGAaaaacaatagaaattgtagaggtGTAACAAAACGTTAAGGGAAGATGGGCAGAATGTGAAGAAGATCTATATGAGAAAGAACTGCTTATTGGTCAAAATACAGTTAATGAGATTTTAGAATCAGAATAAGATATTTGTGATACAGAAGTCAAATGAGCCGTAGAAAATATTGCGGAAACAAGGCTAGCGGGAACGATAGAATTATAACACAGTTGTTTTCAGTCATTggaaaacccggtgaaactgttgcattcagtaTTTCAGCAATTATGGAGACCCAAACAGTGGCCAAAAGAATATAAAAGTTCAGCATTCGTCCCTATTCCAAAGAAGGGTACTTCCCAAGAGTGTTAGAATAACCAAACAATCCCTGTcaccagtcttctggctggtttcgtGCGGCCAGCCACAAatgactctcctgtgccaaccttcccGTCTCGGAATTGCACTTACAACCAACGTCCTcagttaattgctggatgtattctaatccttgtctttttctaaaaattttaccctctacggcttcctctagtaccaatgaagttatttcctgatatattaacagatgtcctatcatcccgatccttcttcttgtcagtgctttccatatattattttcctcaccgattctgcggagaacctcctcattccttacttaatcagtccacataattttcaacaatctcctgttacgccacatctcaaatgcttttcttttattctgttccggttttcccatagtccatatttcactactatacaatgctgtgcttcctcccatgaaccatggacctggatgttgattgggaggcttgcgtgtctctgcgaTAGAGGTAGCTGTGccgcaggtgcaactacaacggaggggtatctgttgagaggccagacaaacgtgtgattcctgaagaggggcagcatccttttcagtagttgcaggggcaacagtctggatgattgactgatctggcctcgtaacactaaccaaaacggccttgctgtgctggtactgcgaacggctgaaagcaaggggaaactacagccgtaatttttcctgagggcatgcagctttactgtatgattaaatgatgatggcgtcctcttgggtaaaatattccggaggtaaaatagtcccccattcggatctccgggcggggactactcaggaggatgtcgttatcaggagaaagaaaactggcgttctacggatcggagcgtggaatgtcagatcccttaatcggatagTTAGGATagagaatttaaaatgggaaattgataggttaaagttagatatagtggaaattagcgaagttcggtggcaggaggaagaagacttctggtcaggtgaataaagggttataaatacataatcaacaGGAGTAAtgaaggagaaggtttaataatcgaTAAAAAATAGGGGCGAGGATTAGCTACTACGAATAGCATAGGgaactcattattgtagccaagatagacacaaagcctacgcctactacaatattacaagtttatatgccaactagctccgcagattgaGGAAGAcagtgataaaatgtatgatgagataacagaaattattcagatagtgaagggagataaaaaattcgatagtaggaaaagaaagagaaggaaaagtcagaggtgaatatggaacggggataacgaatgaaagaggaagccgcctgctagaattatgcacagagcataacttaatcatagctaacacctggttcaagaaacatgaaagaagattgtatacacagaagaggcctggaggcacacgaaggtttcagacagattatatgatagtaagacagagatttaggaaccaggttttgtacggtaagacatttccaggggcagatgtggactctcagtacaatctatttgttatgaggtgtagattaaaactgaagaaactgcaaaaaggtgggaatttaaggagatgggatctggataaactgtaagaaccagaggttgtggagagtttcagggagagcattagggaacgattgacaagaacgggggaaggaaatacagtagaagaagaatgggtagctttgagagaccaaatagcgaaggcagcagagtatcaagtaggtaaaaagacgagggctagtagaaatccttgggtaacagaatttaattgatgcaaagagaaaatataacaatgcaataaatgaagcaggcaaagaggtatACAAacttctccaaaatgagatcgacaggaagtgcaaaatggctaagcaggatcgctagaggacaagtgtaaggatgtagaggcatatgtgactaggggttagatagatgccgcctataggaaagttaaagacacctttggagaaaagagaaccacttgtacgaatatcaagtgctcagctggaaacccagttctaaagaaagaagggaaagcagaaaggtggaaggagtacgaatgggtctatacaagggcgatgtacttgatgacaatattgtggaaatggaagtggacgtaggtgaagatgaaatgagagatatgttactgcgtgaagagtttggcagagcagtgaaagatctaagtcgaaacaagaccccgggaggagacaacattccattagaaccattccagacaaaactctaccatctggtgagcaagatgtatgagacaggtaaaataccctcagacctcaagaagaatataataattccaatcccaaagaaagcagatgttgacagatgtgaaaattaccgaactatcagtttaataagtcacggctgcaaaatactaaatcgaattctttacagacgaatggaaaactggtagaagcctacctcgtggaagatcagtttggaacacgtgaggcaatactgaccctacgacttatcttagaagacagatctaccttagaagatagatgtcTTGTACTACtttccctacaaccacattccaatcccccatgactattagatttttaagctccctttacatgctgaattaccagttcagtatcctcacatagtttctctatctcttcatcttatgCTTACGACACGTGTATGTGTACTTTAACTAATGCTTACGACACGTGTATGTGTACTTTAACTATTGTCGGTGTTTTTGTcctgtcggttctgattagaaaGAACAACCCTCTCACTGAACAGTTCGCTGTAACTCACCCTCtgtcctacattcctattcataactaatccaacTTCCTATATACTGTTTTCTGCTTCTattcatacgagggtcagtcaaaaagtaatgcctcctatttttttttctacgtttaattgtcaggaaatttaaatgcaattacataggttgaaaaccacaacattgaggatcattttgtcatttttcaatgtaatctccgcccatctctacagttttgggccatctttgaacaagggcatgtatcccagcacggtaaaaatcacagctctgcttcctaagccattgacgcacggatgttttgacggcctcctcatcttcaaaatgaatcccacgatgagattcttttagtggcccgaacagatggaagtctgatggtgccaggtcagggctgtatgggggatgaggcaaaacttcccatccagttttgacaatctcgtcagaggtgtgacgactggtgtgtggtcttgcattgtcatgcaaaagaagaacatctgccattgattttgttgggcgaactcgctgaggacgtgctttaagttttttgagggttgtgacgtattgaacagaatttattgtgcattcctgctccaaaaaatcaaccagaatcacacactctgtatcccagaaaactgttgccatcactttccctgccgatcgcacagttttgaattttttcttcgtcggcgagcttgtgtgacgccactccattgactgcctctttcattcgggttcaaaaaaatgcacccatgtttcgtccccggtcacaatttttttcagaaactcatctccctccaaacggaagcgctacaagtgttgggaggctattgttttccttgcctctttattctgatcggttaacattcttggaacccaccgtgcacaaacttttgagtaccccaattgtttaataatcgtgatcacactgcctttactaagagaaataatgcgacacacttcatctgcagtcacccgacggtcaccacgaatgatgtcatcaacttgctgaatgttgtgtggagtcactgcactcaccggcctgccgctccgcttttcgtcagtcaacggtgtttgcccttcagcttccttacaacgacgaacccatcgtctaacagtgctgacatccactgtcacaacaccatacaccttcttcagtctttcatgaatgcgtatgggcgtttcaccttctgcattcaagaattcaatcacacaacgctgtctcaaacgaacatcgatgtcggccatcttacaaacttctgctgtgctgccacctgttgacacagaaagttactactgcagtggattgcagaaggaggtttgaggaatggcgccaaattcaaatttttcacttaacttaatttttttaagtagaaaaaaaatgggaggcattactttttgaccgaccctcgtaatatcCTGCTCAAAACTTACAAAATAGACCGCCAATATAAGGAGTGAGAGTGCCTGAATAAGAAGCAATTTTCATAAAGGAGGAGGGGCCAGGCATCAGACTGCCAACATCCGatagattgtggagaaggcaagagAATACCAGAGAGATGTGTATCTCTGCGTTATTGATTATGCTAAACTGTTCGACAGCCTAGACCGCAGTAAATTATGGGAAGTACTCAAAAACATGAGAGAACTAGATCATCCCATTCGCTCCATAAGAAGTTTACATGCAGAAGCAAGGGTGAGTATCCAATATGGAGCAATTAAACAGGTCAAGATTCAGGTGCCGTCACAAGACCGGGCTCTTCCCTTGTGTTGTAGGTCAGCGGACGTTGCTATTTGGTATGCACTGTTGCGTGTACTGAGTGAAATCAGTCTGATAAGCTCAAATTATGAAACTGCTACTTGCCTTCTACCTGTGCTTGATATCTgtgaattctacactcctggaaattgaaataagaacaccgtgaattcattgtcccaggaagcggaaactttattgacacattcctggggtcagatacatcacatgatcacactgacagaaccacaggcatatagacacaggcaacagagcatgcacaatgtcggcactagtacagtgtatatccacctttcgcagcaatgcaggctgctattctcccatggagacgatcgtagagatgctggatgtagtcctgtggaacggcttgccatgccatttccacctggcgcctcagttggaccagcgttcgtgctggacgtccagaccacgtgagacgacgcttcatccagtcccaaacatgctcaatgggggacagatccgcagatcttgctggccagggtagttgacttacaccttctagagcacgttgggtggcacgggacacatgcggacgcgcattgtcctgttggaacagcaagttcccttgccggtctaggaatggtagaacgatgggttcgatgacggtttcgatgtaccgtgcactattcagtgtcccctcgacgatcaccagaggtgtacggcctgtgttggagatcgctccccacaccatgatgccgggtgttggccctgtgtgcctcggtcgtatgcagtcctgattgtggcgctcacctgcacggcgccaaacacgcatacgaccatcattggcaccaaggcagaagcgactctcatcgctgaagacgacacgtctccattcgtccctccattcacgcctgtcgcgacaccactggaggcgggctgcacgatgttggggcgtgagcggaagacggcctaacggtgtgcgggaccgtagcccagcttcatggagacggttgcgaatggtcctcgccgataccccaggagcaacagtgtccctaatttgctgggaagtggcggtgcggtcccctacggcactgcgtaggatcttacggtctttgcttgaatccgtgcgtcgctggggtcgggtcccaggacgacgggcacgtgcaccttccgccgaccactggcgacaacatcaatgtactgtggagacctcacgccccacatgttgagcaattcggcggtacgtccacccggcctcccgcatgcccactatacgtcctcgctcaaagtccgtcaactgcacatacggttcacgtccacgctgtcgcggcatgctaccagtgttaaagactgcgatggagctccgtatgccacggcaaactggctgacactgacggcggcggtgcacaaatgctgcgcagctagcgccattcgacggccaacaccgcggttcctggtgtgtccgctgtgccgtgcgtgtgatcattgcttgtacagccctctcgcagtgtccggagcaagtatggtgggtctgacacaccggtgtcaatgtgttcttttttccatttccagaagtgtagattctCTAAGTTTTTGAGATGCGTACTCTTTTGGCCACTGGATTTGTTGTCACTTGATTTTTCGTTATGTTGTATGCAAGTAACCTGCTCcgtagggaccgatgacggtagcagtctggtcgcTTTAATCCCACAGACCAACCAACCTGCTCCCTATTTAACCGTCGCTTTGCCTGGTGATGATAATTtggattttatttttataaaaaaaattctcttacaGATTGAATATTCTCCTTGGGTAATGATTTTGTGTACAATCTTTAATATGTACTTATTTAAAATCAATTTCTTGTTATGATACTTTATGTGTTTTCACTGTAGGGGAATTTCATACTGCTACGTGAGCATTTTTGTGTTGAGTAAATTCTCCTTTTTGATTAACTACAAAGCGGATTTGTTTACCTATATTGTAATATTTTGGTTGTCCGCCTCTATAGCTgaatggagccggcacggtagctaagagcgtttggtcagagagctgtttggcctctgtaataaaaaaactgagtgaagggatcaacaacgaacttgaacttatgtcatgtgacgtccgcaacgacaaaaaaaaaaaaaaaaaaaaaaaaaataaaataaaatgccgtcctacgggccctggttcgattcccggctgggtcggggatttttccgctcagggactgggtgttgtgttgtcttcatcaccatttcaacCCCATCTGGCGTGcagttcgcccaatgtggcgtcgaatgtgataagacctgcaccaaggcggccggacatgctccgcaaggggcctcccggccaatgacgccaaacgctcatttccatttttcacatTTTGGTTTGGAAAAAGTggcttttaaatttctaatttttgcTAATTATTAGGAGAAAATAAATATTCAGAACTTGttcaaaggaaattaaaattattttagtgAGGAGCAAGAACCACTCACAGCTCAACGCAGTTCTGTCACTTCCTCTAGTGACATAATTGAGAAAGGATTTCAGTAAAGCTGTATATCACAACCTTATTTCTTCAATGTCAATGCAAAGCACATTGCGAGGGATGCAGGGTTAGATGGAGAAGAAATTAGAATTAAAATTCTGGGGTAAATAGAGATAACCTTAGATACGCAGATGATACGATCATGACTGGAGAAAGTGGAGAAGAGTTCGTGAACGTGAAAGAAGAACGTGTAAAGGCTAGCCTGATTCTTTTCCAAGCTCCATACGTCACACCGTCCCTCTTGAATAAAGGTAGAGTACACACCTGCCGTGATGACCTGCGGCACGGCGACGACGTGTGCGGCGGGCTGGTGCACGACCGGCGGGGCTGCCACGACCACGGGCTTGGCCACGACCACGGGCTTGGGCGCTGGCGGCGGGTGCACGGCGGGCCCGCTCTTGCTCACGACCGCGTTGAAGCCGTTCACCGGGTCCGCCGTGTAGTCGACGGTGCGCACCGAGCCGTCCGGCTCGACCAGCGAGTACTGGCCCTTCACCACGTCCCCGTGCCGAGACTCTGACTGCTGCTTGATGTCGCCCGTGTTGGGGTCCGTCACGCCGTACTTGAAGGCGTACCGCGCGGGAGCCTGCAGGACAGCGCACAGCGTTAGCTGCTACTGTACCGTAATGCGAGAAGGACCCCAAGCTAGACTTCGGCACTCGACAGCTGCGTGGTCATTGGAGCTGGACCACTTGCTTGGATGGACGAGGAGAGATAGCTTAACGAGTGAAGACTACAGTCACTGAGACCGTCCTGGCACCGACCCGAAAGAAACGACGGAAAATCAAACTGGGTGGGCAAGTGACGATTTGAACCTGTTTCCTCCCAAATACAAGTCGACAGTATTAAGATCTGCCTAAACTCCTCAGAAAATTGAGAATATGTTAGaaaactatcagtttggctttaggaaaagtgaaggcatcagaggcaaTTCAGATTTTGCAGTTGATTATGGAAAATCAGGTAATTtctaagaatgattgcctatcgaagtggcGGGGTCCAAAAGACACATATCGAACGTgctatcgtaaatcgatcatgcgactctggtggtggCATTATGAATATCTTCacggtggtcgctacagcaacgacaaaagaagagcgataCAAAAATACTTTTAATTGCAAAGGAGATGACTTAGCTTACTCATCGTCGGTGTTTTCATGTTAAAGTCCATTACAGTGGTCTGgatggaagagtcgaaccatgtattcttcctgatactcgttcgttttccgcactgtccacaATGAAATTATAAACGGTATttgagcatcgaaactgttctgaagacgttttacacacttcgcaccgcccttctttcctcgtccagtagtactccatatttgtgaCAAAAaatcgaacaattttctacgctggataaacttGGAATTAgagtttccatgtgagagaatccgacaaagaaacgtcaagaacaccagacatcccactcactaaccacataaatcgtctgggattccctagcaattcacaaataattcgcggaggtatgtaatttagagcaactaagggaacgacgggaAACTTAAAAATGACGTTCACAAATAACTGATCATGACGCCCTCCACCAGTGTCGCATGATAGATTTATGATCGCACCTTTGATACGTATCGTTTGGGCCccgcaacttcgataggcaatcgctcttggaaattaccgaaaatcaagacacgttcatagggttcgtcgatctggaaaaagcgtttgtcagcgtaaaatggttcaagatgttcgaaatgttcAGAtaaataggggtacgctatagggagagacgggtaatttacaataggtgcaagagccaagagggaataataagagtggacgaccaacaaccaattgctcggattaaaaagggtgtatgacagggatgtagtctttcgtccctactgttcaatctgtacatcgaagaagcaatgatggaaataaaagaaagcttcagaagtaggactaaaattcaaggtgaaaggatttcagttacgattcgctgatgacattgctatactgagtgacagtgaagaataattacaggacctGCTGCAGGGAATGTACAATCtaacgaatacagaatatggactgagaataaatcgaagaaatacgaaagtaatgagaagcagcagaaacgagatcagcgagaaacttaatatcaggactgatggtcacgaagtagatgaagtttaaggaattctgctactttggcataaaataaccagtgacggacggagcaaagaggacgtcaaaagccgactagcactggcaaaaaagggaaTTTCTGGCtaacagaagtctactagcatcaaacacaggccttaatttgaggaagaaatttctcggaATATACGCTGGAAGCACATCATTGGCAGTGAAACACGGATTGTGGGAAAACAGGGACAgaagagcatttgagatgtggtgctacatacgaatgttgaatggtagatcggagaggaaaggaatatgtggaaaaggaaatgacaggatgacaggacatctgttaatacatcagggaatcactttcatggtactagagacggctatagagggtaaaacttgtagaggaagacagagattggattacatccagcaaataattgaggacgtaggttgcaagtgctgctctgagatgaagaggttggctgtGGAGAATAATTCGTGaccggccgcatcaaatcagtcatagcactgaattttttaaaaaaagaaaagaaccgcTTGATAGATGTCACAGCTTTTGTGAGAATTCTCAGAGATCACGTTTTAACCTCGAACACTGAAGTTGGACTATGAGAGCTTCTTATGAACTACACAAAATATGTTACACGTACAACATGTCATTAACAATAAAAACAAACACCACAGCGTTCCATAGGACAAACCCAGTAACGAAAAAAACAGTAATACGAAATAAGTTTATAGAACTAGTTGGCTTGGGGCCATGCTAAGATACAGAGGAGACCTTGATCAATACGACAAACGGTACTACTAGAAGATCTTTCCTAAATAATATAAGAACAGAAAcataagttaatttttttgtaaagttAAGTGAGTAGCACTAATGCTGTGTGCGATTGAATCATGGGCAATGACAAAGAAAATGATCAAATAAGATTACAGGCCAACGATATTAAATTCTCCAGAGGCATAGCAGCATGCAGTAAGTTAGAGTATAAAAGACATAAAGATAACAGCAAtgaattgaaaatattttatataaatgaGATTAAAAGAAATATGTAAAACAGATATCCCATCTGTTGCAAATGGAAAAGTCAATATTTCCGCAACATTTTTGGCAACACAGTCCGTACATAAAAGGCGCGTTGGAAGAGCAGCAAGAAGACGGAAGGATCTAATGCAACTGCAATAGGCCAAGCAAGGCCTGATGCAGGatagaaaaaaaagattttttatgtATCGTATTGTAAGAAAAGAAAAGGTCATTCTGATACAGACCACCgaagaaatgtaattaaaatttcagACTACTTGCATTATAGTCTCACGAACGAGTCAAAGGGTAATGTTTAGATTGGACAGAAGAGTGCTTTATCATGTTGGAGGCTACTTACTCCAGCCTATCTTTGACttatgaactgactaaaccagtcaGTTATGTGGACAGCGATGGGGAGGACGGGTGAAGGTTGAAATAAAGTAGTAGTCAAACGGAAATATGAACGACGAGCTTAGTAGTTTTTTTAAATACGCAAAGTACTGCAAAGGTGTAAAAAAAAGATTCTACGACCGGTCGGAAATGAGAATGGGCTAACGTCCAAAAGATGAGTTACACGCTAAGAAATCAACATGTTACATCATGAATTCGAAACATTCAGCTGATATGATCACGGTAATAAGTAAAAGGATTCAAAGAGCCTCAATAGATGAGGAATGACAACAGCCTTAGAAGTATAAGTTGAAAAGGTGTTAAGGTCTTGAAAAAATATCAGAACAGGGATAACTACTTAAGAGCAAAGAAAAGCCATATTGTTGATCAAAGAATATAGTGATATCGAAGCTGAAAGGAAGACCAATAAGAACTAAAATTGCTCCtttactttaaataaaataaacaaaacaagcaaaaattaGGACGAAAATTTTGATAAAAGAAATCTGTGAAAAATTACGTTcttaattaataaaaatatactCATTTCAAATGTTgaccaaaaattataaaaaatgttcatCGCACAGTGCGTTTGATTTCACACTTCTTCATGAAGTTTAATCGTTGAGAGTGGAAAGTTTCCAAAGAAGTACATTACTATTGGAGGCAGAGAAAAGAGCTGTTGGATGGGCCATGTAGAGAAAGGAGTCTATAGGAGGCTCTGTTAATTAGGATGTTGCGACATGAGGCTGCATTTGGTACAGTAGATAATTTGATGGGCTATCTGGAGGAGTGCGCGCTTACCGGAAGGAACGTACTGCAATGTTAACTAAGTCcgtagaagaagaaatgaaaaaaaaacaactgaaatacGAAAGACAGATACTGAAATACAAGGAATAGACTACTCATAATGCTAGGTGTCGAATATATGGCAAATGTGTATGCCACTCGAGATTGAGAGAGGGTTAAAATTGTAGACTAGAAAAATTGTAGACTGTAGACTAGCGAGTAATACGCATATTCCCTATACGTAGCAATCCGAAAACCGTAGTTCGGGTTGAATGAATTATCTTTGAGTACCCACTGTGATATCTCAGaaagcgacagagagagagagagagagagagagagagagagacggggggagggggggggcctgAAAAAGAAATAAGAATGATGAAATAAGGAAATAAGTATGCCCATCGATTCAGAAGCAAAGGATCTGTGGTCGTTGAACACTTTTGTTTTATAAGAAAGAACTGAAGTGCAACGCcgctgtcaaaaactttctggatGCGAATGTGAAATGTGACATAAGTGTTCACTCCGATGTGCTTGCTGTATCAGCACATTCTAGAAAAAGGTGACACAATGGCGAATTAGACTGCAACTGTCGAAATGAATGGGTTTCGTACGACATTGTTGCAAATAATCGACACAAGCAGTCAGTCACTGAGTACTGAACGTAGAAAATTTCCAGGAGTAATGATTTTACTATCATGGGAAATACGGGGTATTACTTGGGGCGTGACACCAG is a window of Schistocerca gregaria isolate iqSchGreg1 chromosome 8, iqSchGreg1.2, whole genome shotgun sequence DNA encoding:
- the LOC126284905 gene encoding cuticle protein 19-like isoform X2, giving the protein MGPLQALLAAFAVWRVTSALPGFVRPVAIDYYAPARYAFKYGVTDPNTGDIKQQSESRHGDVVKGQYSLVEPDGSVRTVDYTADPVNGFNAVVSKSGPAVHPPPAPKPVVVAKPVVVAAPPVVHQPAAHVVAVPQVITAVVKPHYVTQHEYDLYDGAAGYVVDNAAHYPHYSYY
- the LOC126284905 gene encoding cuticle protein 19-like isoform X1, translating into MGPLQALLAAFAVWRVTSALPGFVRPVAIDYYAPARYAFKYGVTDPNTGDIKQQSESRHGDVVKGQYSLVEPDGSVRTVDYTADPVNGFNAVVSKSGPAVHPPPAPKPVVVAKPVVVAAPPVVHQPAAHVVAVPQVITAEVVKPHYVTQHEYDLYDGAAGYVVDNAAHYPHYSYY